The Tolypothrix sp. PCC 7712 region TATAGAAGGAATGAATGTAGATCTGACACTCAACGACGATCGCCCAAATTATTTCAACGATCTGCGCTTGGTGCTAGAAATTCAAGAAAGCAAGCCTGCGATCGTAGAGCTATGGGAGGGAACAACTGAACCAGGAGCAAGGTACACTAATACCCCTCTAAATCGTAACGGCGCTGCCAGGATTAAGTTTGGACAGTATCGAGCTTGGCAGGTAGGAACGCACCAAGCAGGCAAGCCAACGGCACATGAGGCATTAGTGCAAACAGGCGGTGAGGTGAGCGTTCATAGAGACTTTGATAAAAACTTCCTGCGTACAAATGACAAAATTGATACTGGTTTTTTCGGCATCAACCAACATTGGGGATTTGACTTTCCCCAAAACGATATCAAGACAGCTAGTGCTGGTTGCCTAGTGGGGCGCACGACAGCAGGACACAGACAATTTATGGAATTGGTGAAGCAAGATAAGCGCTATCGATCAGATAAAAATTATGTATTCTATGCAACTGTAATTGCAGGTGATGACCTGATGAAGCTGGAAAATGATGTCACTGTAAGTTAAAAAATTCTCGTCACAGCTGAAGGTAAGCTGATACGCACATAAATCAAATATTCTGGCGTTAGGACTGTCAAGGGTCAAGAGTCCAAAGTCCAAGCTAGCCTTTGACTCTGGACTCTGGACTTTTGACAACCTGAGTGCGAAATATACAATTTAAATGCGTAACAGCTTAATCAAATCAACGCAGATATGGAGCGATCGCTCCATATCACCAGTGATGGTTGTCTATTTGAAATAGCAGGCGATCGCATCTCGTTGCAGTTCTCTTCAAGCTACGCGATCGCCAGTCGCCTACAGAGGAGCCACTGCGTTGGGCGGGTTTCCCAACTTGAAGCAAGTGGCGTTGGAAATCCTCCTGCAGCGCTGATCTCACCGCACGTGACTGGCTCCCCTAGACAGCCTAAACGAAAAAAATGTGTTAAGTGCTAAAAATTAGGGGTAGAAATCACCGATTTAATAGTGCGATCGCAGTGAAATAGCTGCTGGTATTGAGAATCTAGCTGTATAACTGAGAATTAAAGCCCGATCTAACAATATCGCATGAGCCCCAATAATTTTGTGAACTAATTAAATTTGTGAACCACTCAAATAAGGGATAAGGGCTATTCTCAATGAATCTTTTAGCTCTTGAGCAACTATGGGCAAAGACTTCCGGTAGCCCCCAAATTTGCATTGCTGTACTCGACGGACTGATTGATTTAAAACATCCCTGTTTCCTGGGTGCAGACTTGACTGTGCTACCGACGCTGGTTAGTGGGGAGGCGAATCCTGACGGTGAGATGTCTCTGCATGGCACTCATGTCGCCAGCATCATCTTTGGTCAGTTGGGTAGTCCTGTTAGGGGAATTGCCCCTCAATGCAAAGGCTTGATTGTTCCAGTGTTTGCAGATGAAGGACGGCAGTTGTCTCAACTCGATTTAGCCCGTGCGATCGAGCAAGCTGTCAACGCTGGAGCGCATATCATCAACATTAGCGGTGGACAACTCACCGATGAAGGCGAAGCGGAAGGGTGGTTACAACGCTCTGTTCAGCTTTGCCAGGAAAAGAATGTGCTGATTGTGGCAGCAGCAGGCAATGATGGCTGTGCTTGTTTACACGTTCCAGCAGCCCTGCCTGCGGTGTTAGCGGTTGGAGCAATGGATGACCAGGGTAAGCCCATTAACTTCAGTAATTGGGGCGAGAGTTACCAGAATCAAGGCATCCTGGCACCGGGTGAAAACATCTTGGGGGCAAAGCCAGGAGGTGGGACAACTCGGTTGAGTGGTACAAGTTTTGCCACACCAATCACCACGGGAGTGGCAGCACTGTTATTAAGTTTACAAATTCAGCGCGGTGAAACCCCCAATCCGCAAAAAGTTAGGGACGCAATCTTAAAGAGTGCTTTACCCTGTACACCTGCTGATACAACAGACGCAAGTCGTTGTTTAGTTGGCAAGCTGAATATCCCTGGTTCACTTAATTATCTTTTTGGAGGAACTGTGTCAGACCCTATAGAAGCCGTTGCTCCCTCTGGTTGCGGCTGTACTGGAATCAAACTCACTGAGGTGGAAGCATCCGATTTATCTCCTGTTAATGGATTAACTGCAAATTCAATCGCTGCCTCAATTCCCCAATCTATAACCCCATCAATATCTCCTATGACCTCATCTGTATCGAACTTTGTCACCGCTAGCCAAGCTCCCAGCGAACTGGCTGACAGTCAATTTGTATATGCTTTAGGAACCCTTGGCTATGACTTTGGGTCGGAAGCAAGGCGAGATTCTTTTAAACAATTGATGCCTGCCAATAGTATTGGTGATATTGCCGTGCCAGCGAACCCTTATGATTCACGGCAAATGGTGGATTACTTAGCAGCAAGTCCTTCAGAATCCAGGTCGCTAATTTGGACATTGAACATTGAATTAACCCCAATTTATGCGATCGAACCCCAAGGAGCATTTGCGCGAGACACCTACGCAGTTTTGCAAGAGCTATTAGCTGGGCAAATTCAAGCCGAAACCAGCGAGGAATTTGTAGAGCGGGTGAGTATCCCTGGCGTTTTGACCGGAAAAACTGTGAAGCTATTTTCCGGGCAAATTGTGCCGTTGATTGCACCCCAGAACCCACGGGGGATGTATGGATGGAAGATTAATACTTTAGTATCTGCTGCCATAGAAACGGTGCAAACCACCGTGGGAGATGCCCAAGAAGAGTCAATTCGGCGCACGTTGAGCAATTTCCTTAACCGGATTTACTACGACTTACGGAATCTTGGTACCACCTCTCAAGATCGGGCACTCAACTTTGCGGCAACGAATGCGTTTCAGGCGGCTTCCACCTTTGCCGAAGCGGTAGCAACAGGGATGGAACTCGACAGCATTGATATCGAGAAAAGCCCCTTCTGTCGCTTGGATAGCGATTGTTGGGATGTAAAACTGAAGTTCTTTGACCCAGAAAACAGCCGTCGTGCCAAAAAGATATTCCGCTTCACCATTGACGTGAGCGACCTGATTCCAGTGACGCTAGGTGACGTGAGAACTTGGTCTTCGGCGCATTAAATTGAAGTACTGAGCATACAGTCTTCTTTCATACACACGAAGTGGTCAGACCCACCGACTGAGCAACGGCTCGATAACGGGACACTCACAAACACTTAAATTGGAGAAACCCTCTCATGGATAAGCACAACTTAATGCCCCAAGCGGCACAACCCGTCAACAGGATCACTACTGGGAAATTGCCTGCTGAGTTGGCTGAATTGTCGGAAGAAGTTCTGCAACTGCATGGCGACGACAGCGCATCAGTACTAGCATCTAAAGTAGAAGTGTGTGCATGTGGTGATTGTGTACCGCCATGCATGGCGGGTGACTGTTTCGGCTGTACGCGAACCTGTATCAGATAACGGAGACGATGCAGGATAGGTTCCCACTCCATTCGGTTCTCAGATCTCTCTCAAAGTTCTCTTTCCGTCCGTCCTGGAGCCTGACTTGCTCGGATGAATTGATCCGCGCTCGCCCTCACCTGGGGTTTTCCCTTACCTGGCACCTGTTGGGTTGAGGAAGATGATTGATTAGGGAAGTTGCGTTCACGCTTTACCTACCGTAGGTAATCGCCCTCCTAGATATACAAGTGCAATTTTTACACAAAAGAAGCGGTCAGACCCACCGACTGAGCCACGGCTCGACAACGGGACACTAACAAACAACAAAAATGGAGAAAAACTCTCATGGATAAGCAAAACTTAATGCCTCAAGCAGCACAACCCGTCAACCGCATTACTACTGGGCAATTGCCTGCACAGTTGGCTGAGTTGTCGGAAGAAACTCTGAAACTGCATGGCGACAATAGCGCATCAGTACTAGCGTCTAGCAAGGAATGGAACTGTTGGATTTTCTGTTCTTATGAGGGAGACGACGCAGAATAGGTTCTCGCTAATTTCTCTCAAAGTTCCCTTTCCGTCCTTCCAGGAACCTGGTTTGCTCGGATGAATTTATCCGCGATCGCCCTCACCTGGTACCTGTCGGGTTGAGGGAAAGATGAGGGATTAGGGGAAGCAGGAGAGGTGGTTACGAGGGGAGGTTTTACCCTTCTCTTGCCCCCTTTGATATCTAAACCAGCTAGAAGTTTATTTCCCCAATTAGACTTTCTAGCTGGCTTACCTACACAACGTTTTGGATCATCAAAAGGAACCAAACTATGAAACTTCCTAAACAATCTCTTCCCGTCAAACGTCCCGATTTAATTCAGCCCCACGAGACTGTTAGTGTGGTTCACGGCAGCGTCGAAGATTTGGTTAATATTCGGATTAAATTACTGCATGGTGCAAACTATAACGACCCTGCAGGGTTTCAATACCGCAGCTATAACCAACTCAAAACCTCCGGTGGCTGTGGTTGCTGTCACCCCATCGCTGGGGCGTTTCTGTAATTCCATTGACCATAAACAAACTCAATCGAAACTGTTGCAACTATGTCTAAGTCATCCGAAAAAGAACAGAGCATACACCTTGAGAGTCGCCTGAAGGTGCTGGTTTTCGATGCCAATTCTCAGGGAATTGCTGTAGGTAGCGGAGCATTGCGACCACAAGGACGGTTCACCATCGAAGCTTGGGTGTGTCCTGCGACGGATGTGGGAAAACAGGTGATTTTTGCTGATGGAGAGACGCGGTTTTACCTAGAAGCTGGCGAATTGAAGTTTCAGCCTATCCTAGCCGCAGAGGCTATTTCCTCAGTTGCTGCGGGTTTGGTGGCTGGTAATTGGTATCATCTTGCAGTGGCACGGGGGGGAAGTCGTCCCGGCGATACGAAGCTCTACATTAACAGCGTAGAAAACGACAATAAAACGGCAATTTCTCCAGTTGTGTCATTTGGCAATACCTATTTAGGAGGATATCCAGAGGTGCCAGACTCCGGCTTTCATGGCAAATTCCTGGAAGTGCGGGTATGGCGATTCGCGCGATCGCAAGCCGAAATTCAGGCAAATATGACCTACTTCCTCACTGGGCGGGAACTGGGGTTAGTGCGCTGCTGGACATTAACTGAAGGGTTTGGCACCGCGATCGGCGATAAAACGACCAATCGGGCAATGGGAACTGTTCTGGGCAATGCTGCTTGGGAAGAGTCCGAGATTCCCATCAAAGTCAATCTCAATGCTCAGGAACGGTTAACGAGATCAACCGGATTAGAAGATTACGCCTACTGGTATAAGGAAATAGCAAAACAACAAACAATACAGGCAGATGTCCCGTTTCGGCGGGGGCGAATTTGGGCATAGCGATCGCATTGCTCGTTAAAGCTTCTTTATTTTAGATGTCCAACCTTACTTTATAAAGTGTCATGAAAATTCCCCAGATTAAACCCCACTTCCGCGTGGAGATTGTTGAACCCAAAAATGTCTATTTACTCAGCGAATCTGCCACTTACGCGCTGACAGGTAGCCTTTATTGCCAAATTCTTCCCCTTCTGGATGGGCAACACACCAGAGCAGAAATAATTCAAAAACTCGATGGGCAAGTTCCTCCTGAACACTTTGATTATGTCCTCGATCGCCTGGATGAAAAAGGCTATTTGACCGATGCTGCTCACAGCCTAACTCGTGAAGCGGCAGCATTTTGGAGTCTGTTGAATGTTGATCCGCAACTCGTAAGCGATCGCTTACCCCAAACAAAAGTCTTTGTCTCAACTATTGGTGCAGTAGACGGGCAAAATTTGATTGCAGCGTTGCAAGCAGTAGGAATTCCCGTAGAGCCAGGACAGCCAGAGGAGTCAACATCGGGGGTTCATTCCCTGTGGGTAGTTCTCACTGATGACTATCTTCAGCCAGAACTGAGCCGGATCAATAAAATGGCATTACAAACTCAGCAACCTTGGCTACTCATTAAACCAAACTGCGGGATACCGTGGTTCGGTTCTATTTTTACTCCCAAAGAAACAGGTTGCTGGGAATGTTTGGCTCATCGGTTACAGGGTAATCGAGAGGTGGAAGCTTCGATTTTACAACAACAAGGGAAGACGGGAAATGCATGTTTACCGACTGCTGTAGCTGGGTTGCCTTCGACGGAGCAAACTGCGATCGCACTTACAACTACCGAAGTTGCTAAATGGTTGGTGCAGCAGCTTGTCCCAGAGGCGAAAATTCAGACTCTAGCTGGGAAAATCATCACTTTCGATCAAACGAATTTTACCCTGAAAACCCATTCCCTAACTCAGCGCCCCCAATGTCCTGCTTGTGGTAATCCCGATTTAGTTAGTCAACAAGTCAAAGGTGCGATCGCGCTCACCAGTCGCAAAAAGCTGTTTACTCAGGATGGCGGACATCGCGCTTTTACACCAGATCAAATCTTAAAACGTTACGAACATCTAATTAGCCCGATTACTGGAGTTGTCAGTAGCTTAACGCGAGCTTCCGATCCAGAAAACCCCTTTGTCCATACTTACAGCGCGGTTCATGCTTTTGGTTCCGCTTCTAGTTTGGGTCAATTGCGGAAATCCCTTGGTCATAAAAGTGGTGGTAAAGGTAAAACCGATCGCCAATCTCAAGCCAGTGGATTTTGTGAGGCGGTTGAACGCTATTCTGGTATTTACCAGGGTGACGAACCGCGAATCAAGTCTAAGTTAGCAGATTTGGACGGTGCCATTCATCCAGCACAGTGTTTGCTGTTTAGCGAAACTCAGTATCAAAATCGGCAGGAATTGAATCAAAATGCGATCGTCGATCACGATTGGATTCCCCAACCCTTTGGTGAAACCCAAATAATTGACTGGACACCTGTTTGGTCAATGACCGAGCAAACCCACAAATATCTCCCCACTGCCTTCTGTTATTACAATTACGAGCTGCCTAAAGAAAATCGCTTCTGTTTTGCCGATTCCAATGGTAATGCGGCTGGTGGAACCTTGGAGGATGCGATTTTACAAGGATTTTTGGAACTTGTAGAGCGCGATAGTGTGGCAATTTGGTGGTACAACCGTCTACAGCGTCCTAGTGTAGATTTAGCCAGTTTCAACGAACCTTATTTACTGGATTTGCAAGCCTGGTATGCCACTCAGCAGCGAGAATTGTGGGTTTTAGATTTAACTACAGATTTGAATATTCCCGCATTTGCTGCCGTTTCTCGTTATATCGGTGGAGAACAGGAATACATCATTGCGGGTTATGGCGCACATTTCGATGCCAAAATTGCCATCTTACGAGCAGTGACGGAGGTGAATCAAATGGGGGGTCACCTACCAGAGAAGTATCCCCCAACCAATGCAGACTCGGCATTGAATTACTGGTTTACTCACGCATCCATCACCAACCAACCCTATTTAGCACCTTCTCAAGCTCCTGCCAAACAAGCCGCTGATTATACCCAACAGTGGAGCGACGATATCCATCAAGATGTCTTGAACTGTGTGGAGATTGTGAGCAAAGTAGGGCTGGAAATGCTGGTACTTAACCAGACTCGTCCCGATATTGGCTTACCTGTGGTTAAGGTTGTTGTACCAGGTTTACGTCACTTTTGGTCACGTTTTGGGGCTGGAAGGTTGTATGATGTGCCTGTAAAACTCGGTTGGCTATCGGCTCCCTTGGCTGAAGAGCAGATGAATCCTATGCCAATGGTGTTTTAGTATGTCCGATACCTTTACCCTCTCCTTCCGTCCCGAAATTGTCTTGATTAATGAAAGCGATCGCTTGATCCTGGAATTCGCTCCTCACAGCCTCACTCTCGATCGTCCCCAACCAGGATTGCGATCAGCATTGGAACACCTAAAGCATTCTGCCCTAACCGCAGCCCAGCTAACTGCTTTGGTTGTAGAAGCTGATGGTGTGGAAGCCGGTTTAAACTTTGAAGCTGAGTTACAAAAGCTGATTAACCTGGGCTGGATTTGTCATTCTGTTTTACCGTTAGCGATCGCCGTTGCGATCGCTACTGATTATCAATTGGTTTCTTCTGTTTTTGATAGTGAACAGCCTTTGAATCTATCTCGCTTTGCCTTTTTACGTCAAGAAAATCAACAATTCGTTTTAGAATCTCCCTTATCTAAAGCCAAAATTATTCTCCTAGATTGGCGTGCTGCTGCTGTAATTGGGAAACTGGCTCAGTCTGA contains the following coding sequences:
- a CDS encoding cyanobactin biosynthesis system PatB/AcyB/McaB family protein, with amino-acid sequence MKLPKQSLPVKRPDLIQPHETVSVVHGSVEDLVNIRIKLLHGANYNDPAGFQYRSYNQLKTSGGCGCCHPIAGAFL
- a CDS encoding LamG-like jellyroll fold domain-containing protein; its protein translation is MSKSSEKEQSIHLESRLKVLVFDANSQGIAVGSGALRPQGRFTIEAWVCPATDVGKQVIFADGETRFYLEAGELKFQPILAAEAISSVAAGLVAGNWYHLAVARGGSRPGDTKLYINSVENDNKTAISPVVSFGNTYLGGYPEVPDSGFHGKFLEVRVWRFARSQAEIQANMTYFLTGRELGLVRCWTLTEGFGTAIGDKTTNRAMGTVLGNAAWEESEIPIKVNLNAQERLTRSTGLEDYAYWYKEIAKQQTIQADVPFRRGRIWA
- a CDS encoding S8 family peptidase, producing the protein MNLLALEQLWAKTSGSPQICIAVLDGLIDLKHPCFLGADLTVLPTLVSGEANPDGEMSLHGTHVASIIFGQLGSPVRGIAPQCKGLIVPVFADEGRQLSQLDLARAIEQAVNAGAHIINISGGQLTDEGEAEGWLQRSVQLCQEKNVLIVAAAGNDGCACLHVPAALPAVLAVGAMDDQGKPINFSNWGESYQNQGILAPGENILGAKPGGGTTRLSGTSFATPITTGVAALLLSLQIQRGETPNPQKVRDAILKSALPCTPADTTDASRCLVGKLNIPGSLNYLFGGTVSDPIEAVAPSGCGCTGIKLTEVEASDLSPVNGLTANSIAASIPQSITPSISPMTSSVSNFVTASQAPSELADSQFVYALGTLGYDFGSEARRDSFKQLMPANSIGDIAVPANPYDSRQMVDYLAASPSESRSLIWTLNIELTPIYAIEPQGAFARDTYAVLQELLAGQIQAETSEEFVERVSIPGVLTGKTVKLFSGQIVPLIAPQNPRGMYGWKINTLVSAAIETVQTTVGDAQEESIRRTLSNFLNRIYYDLRNLGTTSQDRALNFAATNAFQAASTFAEAVATGMELDSIDIEKSPFCRLDSDCWDVKLKFFDPENSRRAKKIFRFTIDVSDLIPVTLGDVRTWSSAH
- a CDS encoding DUF5837 family cyanobactin class RiPP, whose amino-acid sequence is MDKQNLMPQAAQPVNRITTGQLPAQLAELSEETLKLHGDNSASVLASSKEWNCWIFCSYEGDDAE
- a CDS encoding TOMM precursor leader peptide-binding protein; amino-acid sequence: MKIPQIKPHFRVEIVEPKNVYLLSESATYALTGSLYCQILPLLDGQHTRAEIIQKLDGQVPPEHFDYVLDRLDEKGYLTDAAHSLTREAAAFWSLLNVDPQLVSDRLPQTKVFVSTIGAVDGQNLIAALQAVGIPVEPGQPEESTSGVHSLWVVLTDDYLQPELSRINKMALQTQQPWLLIKPNCGIPWFGSIFTPKETGCWECLAHRLQGNREVEASILQQQGKTGNACLPTAVAGLPSTEQTAIALTTTEVAKWLVQQLVPEAKIQTLAGKIITFDQTNFTLKTHSLTQRPQCPACGNPDLVSQQVKGAIALTSRKKLFTQDGGHRAFTPDQILKRYEHLISPITGVVSSLTRASDPENPFVHTYSAVHAFGSASSLGQLRKSLGHKSGGKGKTDRQSQASGFCEAVERYSGIYQGDEPRIKSKLADLDGAIHPAQCLLFSETQYQNRQELNQNAIVDHDWIPQPFGETQIIDWTPVWSMTEQTHKYLPTAFCYYNYELPKENRFCFADSNGNAAGGTLEDAILQGFLELVERDSVAIWWYNRLQRPSVDLASFNEPYLLDLQAWYATQQRELWVLDLTTDLNIPAFAAVSRYIGGEQEYIIAGYGAHFDAKIAILRAVTEVNQMGGHLPEKYPPTNADSALNYWFTHASITNQPYLAPSQAPAKQAADYTQQWSDDIHQDVLNCVEIVSKVGLEMLVLNQTRPDIGLPVVKVVVPGLRHFWSRFGAGRLYDVPVKLGWLSAPLAEEQMNPMPMVF